The following proteins are encoded in a genomic region of Aquifex aeolicus VF5:
- a CDS encoding (Fe-S)-binding protein, protein MVKLFHKEKVSQEDIKKFYNFCKSSINSEVAAYLEACVRCGLCAEACHFYMGENISGKIDPTLTPAYKADLLREIYKENYTLWGRIKKLFGFGVKIKPEDLYEQVRLAYYTCTMCDRCTKICPMGIDTPMLVGIVRGALTQIGLTPEDLVEATNRAIEQGSPLGVDTKTFLQRIDFISDEWEVEMPVDQPAEYLYIPSSIELMKYPESVAAAAKILNKSGVKWTLSTVAHEATNFGMFVQDKKVIKELLERILKGAKELGIKTIISPECGHAYQAIRFVAPNVFPKEWDFEVLNVVEFIKKMLDEGRIKLNKKVVDVVTLHDSCQIGRRGGVLREPREILTHISQKFVDSVEFPEKNICCGGGGGVVVVHEADEHRRKAFLTKMELFDKAGTKNVACYCANCMLALEKSSKELNRDYKFLSLVELVAEALEDEE, encoded by the coding sequence ATGGTAAAACTCTTTCATAAAGAAAAGGTAAGCCAAGAGGATATAAAGAAGTTCTACAATTTCTGCAAGAGTTCAATAAACTCCGAAGTTGCAGCTTATTTAGAAGCGTGCGTAAGGTGCGGACTTTGTGCTGAAGCCTGCCACTTCTACATGGGTGAGAACATATCGGGAAAAATAGACCCCACTCTAACTCCGGCTTACAAAGCTGACCTCTTAAGGGAAATATACAAGGAAAACTACACACTGTGGGGAAGAATTAAGAAGTTGTTCGGTTTCGGAGTAAAAATAAAGCCCGAAGATCTTTACGAGCAGGTAAGACTTGCGTACTACACCTGTACAATGTGTGACAGGTGTACGAAGATATGTCCCATGGGAATAGACACACCTATGCTCGTGGGTATAGTGAGAGGAGCGCTCACCCAGATAGGACTCACGCCGGAGGATCTCGTAGAAGCCACCAACAGAGCCATAGAGCAGGGAAGTCCTTTAGGAGTAGATACGAAAACCTTCCTCCAGAGAATTGATTTCATATCCGACGAGTGGGAAGTGGAAATGCCCGTAGACCAGCCGGCAGAGTATCTCTACATACCTTCTTCAATAGAACTTATGAAGTATCCCGAATCCGTTGCGGCCGCGGCAAAAATATTGAACAAAAGCGGTGTTAAGTGGACACTCTCAACGGTTGCACACGAGGCTACTAACTTCGGAATGTTCGTTCAAGATAAAAAAGTTATAAAAGAATTGCTGGAGAGAATTCTAAAAGGGGCTAAAGAACTCGGTATTAAGACGATTATATCTCCCGAATGCGGGCACGCATATCAGGCTATAAGGTTTGTAGCTCCCAACGTATTCCCGAAGGAGTGGGATTTTGAAGTTCTGAACGTCGTTGAGTTTATAAAGAAAATGCTTGACGAAGGTAGGATAAAACTGAACAAGAAGGTTGTGGACGTAGTTACACTTCACGATTCCTGTCAAATAGGCAGGAGAGGAGGTGTATTGAGGGAGCCGAGAGAAATCCTCACGCATATATCGCAGAAGTTCGTGGACTCGGTTGAGTTTCCCGAAAAGAACATATGTTGCGGTGGGGGAGGCGGCGTAGTAGTAGTTCACGAAGCAGATGAACACAGGAGAAAGGCTTTCCTGACCAAGATGGAACTCTTTGACAAGGCTGGAACTAAAAATGTGGCCTGTTACTGTGCTAACTGCATGTTAGCCCTTGAGAAAAGTTCAAAGGAACTGAACAGGGATTACAAGTTTTTAAGTCTTGTGGAATTAGTTGCGGAAGCTCTGGAGGATGAAGAATGA
- a CDS encoding hydrogenase small subunit: MESLYEIFKRKGYSRRDFLKFSLAVSAFLGLPPSLYPKVAQALEKKEKPVVIWLEFQDCAGCSESFIRSTTLLPTEVLLDYISLEYHETLMAPSGFYAEEAREEAIKKYKGKYVLVVEGSPTPADGGVYCTVGGKSSVDILRETAEHAAFVIAVGSCASWGGIPKASPNPTGAVPVYEIVKDKPVVNVPGCPPIGDVMVATIVHFLALGKLPPLDELGRPKQFYGETIHDRCYRRAFYNSGQFAESFDDEKARKGYCLYKLGCKGPITRNACASMRWNGGLSFPIQSGHPCFGCSEPDFWDRGFIYNPLSVMEGYSGISDTLKGVGIGAAVGIGIGVLNKLINKKKEEK, encoded by the coding sequence TTGGAAAGTCTTTACGAAATTTTTAAAAGGAAAGGATACTCGAGAAGAGATTTCCTGAAGTTTTCCCTTGCTGTTAGCGCCTTCTTAGGACTTCCCCCTTCGCTTTACCCGAAGGTTGCACAGGCTCTTGAAAAGAAGGAAAAACCCGTGGTCATATGGCTCGAGTTTCAGGATTGCGCCGGATGCAGCGAATCCTTTATAAGGAGCACAACCCTTCTTCCAACAGAGGTTCTCCTCGATTACATATCACTGGAGTACCACGAAACACTGATGGCTCCCTCAGGATTTTACGCGGAAGAGGCGAGGGAAGAAGCTATAAAGAAGTACAAGGGTAAGTACGTCTTGGTAGTAGAGGGATCTCCCACTCCTGCGGATGGAGGTGTCTACTGTACGGTCGGAGGAAAGTCAAGCGTTGATATATTGAGGGAAACCGCTGAACACGCCGCTTTCGTTATAGCCGTTGGAAGTTGTGCATCCTGGGGCGGTATTCCCAAGGCAAGTCCAAACCCAACGGGAGCGGTTCCGGTTTACGAAATTGTAAAGGATAAACCCGTTGTGAACGTGCCGGGGTGTCCTCCGATAGGCGACGTAATGGTGGCTACGATAGTTCACTTTTTAGCCTTAGGAAAATTACCTCCCCTGGACGAACTCGGCAGACCCAAGCAATTTTACGGTGAAACGATACACGACAGGTGTTACAGGAGGGCCTTTTACAATTCGGGACAGTTTGCGGAATCTTTTGACGACGAAAAAGCGAGAAAAGGTTACTGTCTTTACAAACTCGGCTGTAAAGGTCCGATAACGAGAAATGCCTGTGCAAGCATGAGGTGGAACGGAGGACTCAGTTTCCCGATACAATCCGGACACCCCTGTTTCGGATGCTCAGAACCTGACTTCTGGGACAGGGGATTTATATACAACCCTCTGTCCGTTATGGAAGGATACTCGGGAATTTCGGATACGCTGAAAGGTGTGGGAATAGGCGCTGCGGTTGGGATCGGTATAGGTGTTCTAAACAAGTTGATAAACAAAAAGAAGGAGGAAAAGTAA
- a CDS encoding DUF167 domain-containing protein has protein sequence MRIKVKVKPKSKKEEVKKISEEEYEVKVKEPPEGGRANQRLIELLSEHFGVSKSRIRIVSGHTSRNKVVEIG, from the coding sequence ATGAGGATAAAGGTTAAAGTGAAGCCCAAGTCCAAAAAGGAAGAAGTTAAGAAGATTTCCGAAGAGGAGTACGAGGTTAAAGTAAAAGAACCTCCGGAGGGAGGAAGGGCTAACCAGAGGCTCATAGAACTCCTATCCGAGCACTTCGGTGTTTCAAAATCGAGGATAAGAATAGTGAGCGGGCACACTAGCAGGAATAAGGTAGTGGAAATCGGATAA
- a CDS encoding HAD-IIA family hydrolase has product MLKDFLKEQGFEVRENHEVDAVIIGQDKEIEFKKIKNATSAVFLKGAKIIPVNLSKIVKDSDGLYFPGSGSYAYMFKHATNYEGEIPNLGKPSKEFINLALEGLPREKVFLISDDIYTDLMGAKELGIGTIFMTTGKYKQEELKKANFKPDYVFHSLKELMREIKKWLS; this is encoded by the coding sequence ATGCTAAAGGATTTCTTAAAAGAGCAGGGATTTGAAGTGAGGGAAAATCACGAGGTAGACGCTGTAATAATAGGCCAGGACAAAGAGATAGAGTTTAAAAAGATAAAGAACGCAACATCTGCGGTTTTCTTGAAAGGGGCAAAGATCATTCCCGTAAACCTGAGCAAGATAGTGAAGGACAGTGACGGTCTTTACTTTCCTGGTTCCGGATCCTACGCCTACATGTTCAAACACGCCACCAATTACGAGGGAGAAATCCCCAACTTAGGTAAACCTTCAAAGGAGTTTATAAACCTCGCTCTGGAGGGACTTCCAAGGGAAAAGGTATTCCTCATAAGTGACGATATTTACACGGACCTCATGGGGGCAAAGGAACTGGGGATAGGGACGATATTCATGACTACCGGAAAGTACAAGCAGGAAGAACTCAAGAAGGCTAACTTCAAACCCGATTACGTTTTTCACTCTCTCAAAGAATTAATGCGAGAAATCAAAAAGTGGCTCTCTTAA
- a CDS encoding LPS-assembly protein LptD, translating into MALLILFFLLGLSFSLEVFSEKLEIKENEIIAEGDAEAYYKNYYIKAKKIKLLRDKDEVYAYEDVYIKNLKTGFEIRGSFAYVNMKKNKGYFLNAKGKFREFNFEAKKIEQLDKERFKVYEATVTTCPLDDKELYLCIFRANITKERALIFHNRLKFFKVPIFYLPVYLIPLGGRKTGFLMPTIGSSTYSSFIYIQPFFWAISRDKDMTITADYRKDQMKGLSLEYRQAFDEESDLITQFSLYKEDKKKGDWWKGREMYRENRFRIFMKYRKKPFKIGVEELSDPYYYEDISFKQEEITKPYTKTYLIYEKETKNYLFYFQTVRYRDLTEEKNNAVNLLPEASFHLKPFYYKGFNFSLDSSFTNFYRNYDGSFMRISLEPTVGKYFELFKVSNYSSLTLINRYYPDSEEDKIVSTFRFRHSVPQYFSLSYGGFKFKNFLEGLYTFSPKDYEVQIFDYQDELNEENNFQFTLVGNLYKNRKLMDYFLNTGYNLLGSYTFPTDGKKIDKKLLPLYYNVSVYPVENVRFWQDAVYDFNLGVFARNVIGTDISWKNFSVGISNSVYKNSEKKVTTDQIALNLKYSGDKFFSGISLNYDRLVDKETYRNVYVGVKGKCWSLVLDYKRNYYRNRDEYVDQVFLRFNLFFKEEIEIPLRR; encoded by the coding sequence GTGGCTCTCTTAATACTTTTCTTTCTTCTAGGACTTTCCTTCTCCTTGGAAGTTTTCTCGGAAAAACTCGAAATTAAAGAAAATGAAATAATAGCGGAAGGAGATGCGGAAGCTTACTACAAGAATTACTACATAAAGGCTAAGAAGATAAAACTTTTGCGGGACAAGGACGAGGTTTACGCCTACGAAGACGTTTACATAAAAAACTTAAAAACGGGTTTTGAAATAAGGGGAAGTTTTGCTTACGTGAATATGAAGAAAAACAAAGGTTACTTTCTGAACGCTAAAGGTAAGTTCAGAGAGTTTAACTTCGAGGCAAAAAAGATTGAACAGCTGGATAAGGAAAGGTTTAAGGTTTACGAGGCCACGGTAACGACCTGCCCCTTAGATGATAAAGAACTTTACCTCTGTATATTCAGGGCGAATATAACGAAGGAAAGGGCTCTCATTTTCCACAACAGATTGAAGTTCTTTAAAGTTCCCATTTTCTACCTGCCCGTTTACCTGATTCCCCTCGGGGGAAGGAAAACGGGCTTCCTCATGCCCACGATAGGGAGTTCCACTTACAGTTCTTTTATATACATCCAGCCCTTCTTCTGGGCAATATCCCGCGACAAGGACATGACGATAACCGCGGACTACAGAAAGGATCAGATGAAGGGACTTTCCTTAGAGTACAGACAAGCCTTTGACGAAGAAAGCGACCTGATAACTCAATTTTCTCTTTATAAGGAGGATAAAAAGAAGGGGGACTGGTGGAAAGGTAGGGAAATGTACAGGGAAAACAGGTTCAGGATATTTATGAAATACAGGAAAAAACCTTTTAAGATAGGTGTGGAAGAACTCTCAGACCCTTACTACTACGAAGACATATCCTTTAAACAGGAGGAAATCACGAAGCCCTACACGAAAACTTACCTGATTTACGAAAAGGAAACAAAAAACTACCTCTTTTACTTCCAGACGGTTCGATACAGGGATTTAACGGAAGAGAAAAACAACGCTGTAAACCTCCTCCCTGAAGCCAGTTTCCACCTAAAACCCTTTTACTACAAAGGATTTAATTTCTCATTGGACTCTTCGTTTACGAATTTTTACAGGAATTACGACGGGAGCTTTATGCGTATTTCTCTGGAACCTACGGTGGGAAAATACTTTGAATTGTTCAAAGTCAGTAATTATTCTTCTTTGACCCTTATAAACAGGTACTACCCGGATTCAGAAGAAGACAAAATCGTGAGTACTTTCAGGTTCAGACACAGCGTTCCCCAGTACTTTTCTCTATCCTACGGAGGATTTAAATTCAAAAACTTCCTTGAGGGACTATACACCTTTTCTCCAAAGGATTACGAGGTTCAGATATTCGATTATCAGGATGAGCTCAACGAAGAGAACAATTTCCAGTTTACACTTGTAGGAAATCTATACAAAAACAGAAAGCTTATGGATTACTTCCTGAACACAGGATACAACCTTCTTGGCTCTTACACTTTTCCCACAGACGGAAAGAAGATTGACAAGAAACTCCTCCCCCTTTACTACAACGTCTCCGTATACCCTGTGGAAAACGTCAGGTTCTGGCAGGACGCGGTTTACGACTTTAACCTCGGTGTCTTTGCAAGGAATGTAATCGGTACGGATATTTCCTGGAAGAATTTCTCCGTGGGGATTTCCAATTCTGTGTACAAAAACAGTGAAAAGAAAGTTACAACGGATCAGATAGCTCTTAACCTCAAGTACAGCGGGGATAAGTTCTTTTCAGGCATTTCACTAAATTACGACAGACTAGTAGATAAGGAGACTTACAGGAACGTTTACGTAGGCGTAAAAGGAAAGTGCTGGAGTTTAGTGCTGGATTATAAGAGAAATTACTACAGGAACAGGGACGAGTACGTGGATCAGGTATTTTTGAGGTTCAACCTCTTCTTCAAAGAAGAGATAGAAATTCCTTTAAGACGTTAA
- the rpe gene encoding ribulose-phosphate 3-epimerase: MKLLAPSILAGDWWCIGEQIQATIRGGADILHYDVMDGHFVPNITAGYEILSHIRKRASLPIDAHLMIENPDKYIPKFVEAGANWISVHIENNYHIHRTLQLIKELGAKAGVVVNPGTSLSAIEEALYYADYVLLMSVNPGFSGQKFIERSIERLRILKEMRDRINPSCLIEIDGGIKENNIAEVVRAGADVVVVGSGIFGAKDIEAQTRKLKSLMLSAVSV, translated from the coding sequence ATGAAACTTTTAGCTCCTTCAATCCTCGCAGGTGATTGGTGGTGTATAGGAGAGCAGATACAAGCCACGATTAGGGGCGGTGCGGATATACTCCACTACGACGTTATGGACGGACACTTTGTACCCAACATAACCGCAGGGTACGAAATCCTATCTCACATAAGAAAAAGGGCTTCCCTTCCCATAGATGCCCACCTTATGATAGAAAATCCTGACAAGTATATACCAAAGTTCGTGGAAGCGGGGGCGAACTGGATAAGTGTGCACATAGAGAACAACTACCACATACACAGGACTCTGCAGCTTATAAAGGAACTCGGGGCTAAAGCGGGAGTTGTTGTAAACCCCGGTACGTCCCTTTCAGCGATTGAAGAAGCCCTCTACTATGCGGATTACGTTCTCTTAATGTCCGTAAACCCCGGGTTCAGCGGTCAGAAGTTTATAGAACGCTCAATAGAGAGGTTGAGGATACTCAAGGAGATGAGGGACAGGATTAACCCTTCCTGCCTGATAGAAATTGACGGAGGCATTAAGGAAAACAACATAGCCGAAGTAGTGAGAGCAGGAGCGGACGTTGTAGTTGTAGGATCGGGAATATTCGGCGCGAAGGACATAGAAGCCCAGACGAGGAAATTAAAAAGCCTTATGCTTTCCGCTGTCTCGGTTTAA
- the tmk gene encoding dTMP kinase has product MLIAFEGIDGSGKTTQAKKLYEYLKQKGYFVSLYREPGGTKVGEVLREILLTEELDERTELLLFEASRSKLIEEKIIPDLKRDKVVILDRFVLSTIAYQGYGKGLDVEFIKNLNEFATRGVKPDITLLLDIPVDIALRRLKEKNRFENKEFLEKVRKGFLELAKEEENVVVIDASGEEEEVFKEILRALSGVLRV; this is encoded by the coding sequence ATGTTAATCGCTTTTGAGGGAATAGACGGTTCGGGAAAGACTACACAGGCGAAAAAACTGTATGAGTACCTTAAACAAAAGGGCTACTTTGTGTCCCTTTACAGGGAGCCCGGCGGAACAAAAGTTGGAGAAGTATTAAGAGAAATTTTACTTACGGAAGAGCTAGACGAAAGGACTGAACTCCTGCTCTTTGAAGCATCCCGCTCAAAACTCATTGAAGAAAAGATAATCCCCGACTTAAAAAGGGATAAAGTAGTTATACTCGACAGGTTTGTCCTTTCAACGATAGCGTATCAGGGATACGGAAAAGGTCTGGACGTAGAGTTTATAAAGAACTTAAACGAATTTGCGACAAGGGGTGTAAAACCCGATATAACCTTACTCCTTGACATCCCCGTGGATATAGCGCTGAGGAGACTGAAAGAAAAGAACAGGTTTGAAAATAAGGAATTTCTTGAAAAAGTGAGAAAGGGATTTTTAGAACTTGCAAAGGAAGAGGAAAACGTGGTTGTAATAGATGCGAGTGGGGAAGAAGAGGAAGTGTTTAAGGAAATATTGAGGGCTTTAAGTGGTGTACTCCGCGTTTAG